One part of the Tenacibaculum sp. 190130A14a genome encodes these proteins:
- the hemN gene encoding oxygen-independent coproporphyrinogen III oxidase, with protein sequence MSTLIQKYNIPGPRYTSYPTVPYWDETTFSKQKWIQTFQKSFEESNTSEGISLYIHLPYCESLCTFCACHKHITKRHEVEEPYIETVLKEWDLYVDLIDEVPVIKEVHLGGGTPTFFSIGQLEKLINGIFKRAQKHPNHEFSFEGHPNNTSKEHLQGLYDLGFTRVSFGVQDYNPKVQEAIHRIQPFENVERVHNWAKEIGYTSISHDLVFGLPFQTKENVIHTITKTKELQPDRISFYSYAHVPWVKGVGQRGFNENDLPKNDEKRALYEIGKELFAEMGYIEIGMDHFALPTDSLYTATETKTLHRNFMGYTANKTQLMIGLGMSAISDSWYGFAQNVKTVKEYQQIVNDGEIPVFRGHILSKEDLVMRKHILNIMCHFNTSWEEEALQIENIENHIDKLQEMINDGLVCVEKNHLTVPEEARPYVRNICMAFDKKLQEKQPETKLFSMTI encoded by the coding sequence ATGAGCACACTTATTCAAAAATATAATATTCCAGGACCTAGATATACGAGTTATCCTACAGTTCCTTATTGGGATGAAACCACATTTTCAAAACAAAAATGGATTCAAACTTTTCAAAAATCTTTTGAAGAAAGTAATACCTCAGAAGGAATTAGTTTATATATCCATTTACCTTACTGTGAAAGCTTATGTACTTTTTGTGCGTGTCATAAACACATTACAAAGCGCCATGAGGTAGAAGAACCTTATATTGAAACGGTTTTAAAAGAATGGGATTTGTATGTCGATTTGATCGATGAGGTTCCTGTGATAAAGGAAGTGCATTTAGGAGGAGGAACACCTACTTTCTTTTCAATTGGGCAGTTAGAAAAACTAATCAATGGAATTTTTAAAAGAGCCCAAAAACACCCAAATCATGAGTTTAGTTTTGAAGGACACCCAAATAATACTTCCAAAGAACATTTACAAGGTTTGTATGACTTAGGGTTTACTCGAGTAAGTTTTGGAGTACAAGACTATAATCCGAAAGTACAAGAAGCAATTCATCGTATACAACCTTTTGAAAACGTAGAAAGAGTTCACAATTGGGCAAAAGAAATAGGATATACTTCTATTAGTCATGATTTAGTATTCGGACTTCCTTTTCAAACCAAAGAAAATGTAATTCATACCATTACTAAAACAAAAGAATTACAACCCGATAGAATTTCATTTTATAGTTATGCTCATGTACCTTGGGTGAAAGGTGTTGGACAACGTGGATTTAATGAAAATGATTTACCTAAAAATGACGAAAAAAGAGCCCTGTATGAAATAGGAAAGGAGTTGTTTGCAGAGATGGGATATATAGAAATAGGCATGGATCATTTTGCTTTACCTACAGATAGTTTATATACCGCTACAGAAACTAAAACATTGCACCGAAATTTTATGGGATATACGGCAAATAAAACCCAATTAATGATTGGTTTAGGAATGTCGGCAATATCAGATTCTTGGTATGGTTTTGCACAAAATGTAAAAACGGTTAAGGAATACCAGCAAATCGTAAATGATGGTGAAATTCCGGTGTTTAGAGGGCATATTTTATCCAAAGAAGATTTGGTAATGCGTAAGCATATCTTAAATATCATGTGTCATTTCAACACTTCATGGGAAGAAGAAGCATTACAAATTGAAAATATAGAAAATCATATAGATAAACTACAAGAAATGATTAATGATGGTTTGGTATGCGTTGAAAAAAATCATTTAACGGTTCCTGAAGAGGCAAGACCTTATGTAAGAAACATTTGTATGGCTTTTGATAAGAAACTTCAAGAAAAACAACCTGAAACAAAATTGTTTTCAATGACGATATAG
- the ccoS gene encoding cbb3-type cytochrome oxidase assembly protein CcoS: MSVIYLLLTLSILVAIVFFIAFIVSVKKGQYDDSYTPSVRMLFDDELVKEDK, from the coding sequence ATGAGCGTTATTTACTTACTACTTACACTAAGTATTTTAGTGGCAATTGTTTTTTTCATTGCATTTATTGTTTCAGTAAAAAAGGGACAGTACGATGATTCGTACACACCCTCGGTTCGTATGTTATTTGATGACGAATTGGTGAAAGAAGATAAATAG
- the deoD gene encoding purine-nucleoside phosphorylase yields the protein MSVHIEAKAGEIAETVLLPGDPMRAKWIAETFLDNPVCYNDVRGMLGFTGTYQGKRISVQGTGMGIPSALIYAHELINEYGVKNLIRVGSAGSYQEEVKIRDIVVAMAASTNSGLNTIRFNGADYAPTASFKLFQKAIEVAKEKGIPLKAGNILSSDEFYADEFESYKKWADYGVLCVEMETNGLYTVAAKHKVNALSILTISDSLVTGERTTADEREQTFKEMIEIALELGE from the coding sequence ATGAGTGTACATATAGAAGCCAAAGCAGGAGAAATAGCAGAAACAGTTTTACTACCAGGAGACCCAATGAGGGCGAAATGGATTGCAGAAACATTTTTGGATAATCCGGTGTGTTATAACGATGTTAGAGGAATGCTTGGGTTTACTGGAACATATCAAGGGAAAAGAATTTCGGTACAAGGAACTGGAATGGGAATTCCTTCGGCTTTAATTTATGCGCATGAGTTGATTAATGAATATGGAGTTAAAAATTTAATTAGAGTAGGTTCGGCTGGATCGTATCAAGAAGAAGTAAAGATTCGTGATATCGTGGTAGCTATGGCAGCTTCTACTAATTCAGGGTTAAATACCATACGATTTAATGGAGCAGATTATGCACCCACCGCAAGTTTTAAACTATTTCAAAAAGCGATTGAAGTAGCAAAAGAAAAGGGAATTCCTTTAAAAGCAGGTAATATTTTAAGCTCAGATGAATTTTATGCAGATGAGTTTGAAAGTTATAAAAAATGGGCAGACTATGGAGTTTTGTGCGTAGAAATGGAAACTAATGGATTATACACTGTAGCGGCGAAACACAAAGTAAACGCCTTATCTATCTTAACAATTTCAGATAGTTTGGTTACGGGAGAAAGAACAACTGCCGATGAAAGAGAACAAACCTTTAAAGAAATGATTGAAATTGCTTTAGAACTAGGAGAATAG